In a genomic window of Pseudomonas oryzihabitans:
- a CDS encoding efflux RND transporter permease subunit: protein MNPSRLFIQRPVATVLLMVAVLFAGILGYRLLPISALPEVDYPIIQVNTLYPGASAKVLATAVTAPLERQLGQMAGLAQLYSTSSAGASVITLKFDLSLSLDVAEQEVQAAINAANSFLPNDLPNPPTYKKVNPADAPLLTLAATSDSLPLTQVQDLVNTRLALKLSQISGVGLVTLAGGQQPAVRIDVNPKALAAHGLTLEDVYTVVNAANVNGSKGGFDGPNHSITIDANDQLRSAAEYGELVLSYENGAALRLKDVATTAEAPENAYLQATANGHPAIVINIQRQPGANVIGVVDAIQAQLPKLRAALPDSVQLTVLADRTQTIRASLSDVQFELVLSIALVVLVTFLFLRNLTATLIPSLAVPLSLVGTFGVMYLAGFSLNNLTLMALTIATGFVIDDAIVVVENIARHLEDGEPPLQAALRGSREIGFTIISLTFSLIAVLIPLLFMGDVVGRLFREFAITLAVAILVSMFVSLTLTPMLCSRLLHHVPLERQGRFARWGERQFERLVAGYDRTLGVVLDHPRLTLLVATATVGLTALLYVLVPKGFFPNEDTGLLVGFTRASQDVSFDAMARRQQALVQQVLADPAVATVTSSIGVDGTNATLNQGRLQIQLKPFDKRNERAPAIIRRLEQAAAGVAGIRLNLVASQDLTVDDQLTPSQYQFTLDDADGTQLAALLPRLMPLLQARPELRDVLDDLEDQGLTAQVELDRTAAARFGITAADVDTALYNAFGQRLISTIFTQANQYRVVLQVPGTFQQSPADFGNIYLTPATTSTASTSTSASTTNSGSTTSSTSNAAKGLVRLTDIARIEQLPGALSLTRLGQFPAVTLSFNLADGYSLEQAQQAIAHAMQEAQAPSSVTLRYQGAAQAFQQAAGNTLWLILAAVVVMYIVLGVLYESFIHPVTILSTLPSAAIGALLLLLLTGTEFTLIALIGVILLIGIVKKNAIMMVDFALEGRQQLHLAPREAIHRACLLRLRPILMTTMAALLGALPLMFAGGSGAELRRPLGLAIVGGLLVSQVLTLYTTPVIYLAFDSLGERLGRRLQRSAAR, encoded by the coding sequence ATGAATCCGTCGCGGCTGTTCATCCAGCGGCCGGTGGCCACGGTGCTGCTGATGGTGGCGGTGCTGTTCGCCGGCATCCTGGGCTATCGCCTGCTGCCCATCTCGGCGCTGCCGGAGGTGGACTATCCCATCATCCAGGTCAACACCCTCTATCCCGGGGCCAGCGCCAAGGTGCTGGCCACCGCGGTGACCGCGCCGCTGGAGCGCCAGCTGGGGCAGATGGCCGGTCTGGCGCAGCTGTACTCGACCAGCTCGGCCGGCGCCTCGGTCATCACCCTGAAGTTCGATCTCAGCCTGTCGCTGGACGTCGCCGAGCAGGAGGTGCAGGCCGCGATCAACGCCGCCAACAGTTTCCTGCCGAACGACCTGCCCAATCCGCCCACCTACAAGAAGGTCAATCCGGCTGACGCCCCGCTGCTGACCCTGGCCGCCACCTCGGACAGCCTGCCGCTGACCCAGGTGCAGGATCTGGTCAACACCCGCCTGGCGCTGAAGCTGTCGCAGATCTCCGGGGTCGGCCTGGTGACCCTGGCCGGTGGCCAGCAGCCAGCGGTGCGCATCGACGTCAATCCCAAGGCCCTGGCCGCCCACGGCCTGACCCTGGAAGACGTCTATACGGTGGTCAACGCGGCCAACGTCAACGGCTCCAAGGGCGGTTTCGACGGCCCCAACCACTCCATCACCATCGATGCCAACGACCAGTTGCGTAGCGCCGCCGAGTACGGCGAGCTGGTGCTCAGCTACGAGAACGGCGCCGCCCTGCGCCTGAAGGACGTGGCCACCACCGCGGAGGCGCCGGAAAACGCCTACCTGCAGGCCACCGCCAACGGCCATCCGGCCATCGTCATCAACATCCAGCGCCAGCCGGGCGCCAACGTCATCGGCGTGGTCGACGCCATCCAGGCGCAGCTACCCAAGCTGCGGGCGGCCCTGCCGGACAGCGTGCAGTTGACGGTGCTGGCCGACCGCACCCAGACCATCCGCGCCTCGCTTTCAGACGTGCAGTTCGAGTTGGTGCTGTCCATCGCCCTGGTGGTGCTGGTGACCTTCCTGTTCCTGCGCAACCTCACCGCCACCCTGATCCCGAGCCTGGCGGTACCGCTGTCGCTGGTGGGCACCTTCGGCGTCATGTACCTGGCCGGCTTTTCGCTGAACAACCTGACGCTGATGGCCCTGACCATCGCCACCGGCTTCGTCATCGACGACGCCATCGTGGTGGTGGAGAACATCGCCCGCCACCTGGAAGACGGCGAGCCGCCGCTGCAGGCAGCGCTACGCGGTTCGCGGGAGATCGGCTTCACCATCATCTCCCTGACCTTCTCGCTGATCGCCGTGCTGATCCCGCTGCTGTTCATGGGCGACGTGGTGGGCCGGTTGTTCCGCGAATTCGCCATCACCTTGGCGGTGGCCATCCTGGTCTCCATGTTCGTCTCCCTGACGCTCACCCCGATGCTCTGTAGCCGGCTGCTGCACCATGTGCCGTTGGAGCGCCAGGGGCGTTTCGCGCGCTGGGGAGAACGGCAGTTCGAGCGCCTGGTGGCCGGCTACGACCGCACCCTCGGCGTGGTGCTGGACCATCCGCGGCTGACCCTGCTGGTGGCCACGGCCACGGTCGGACTGACCGCCCTGCTCTATGTCCTGGTGCCCAAGGGCTTCTTTCCCAACGAGGACACCGGCCTGCTCGTCGGCTTCACCCGTGCCTCCCAGGACGTCTCCTTCGACGCCATGGCGCGCCGCCAGCAGGCGCTGGTGCAGCAGGTACTGGCCGACCCGGCGGTGGCCACGGTCACCTCCAGCATCGGCGTCGACGGCACCAACGCCACCCTCAACCAGGGCCGCCTGCAGATCCAGCTCAAGCCCTTCGACAAGCGCAACGAGCGCGCCCCGGCGATCATCCGCCGCCTGGAGCAGGCCGCCGCGGGGGTCGCCGGCATCCGCCTGAATCTGGTGGCCAGCCAGGACCTGACGGTGGACGACCAGCTCACCCCCAGCCAGTACCAGTTCACCCTGGACGACGCCGACGGCACCCAACTGGCCGCCCTGCTGCCACGGCTGATGCCACTTTTGCAGGCGCGTCCGGAATTGCGCGACGTGCTCGACGACCTGGAAGACCAGGGCCTCACCGCCCAGGTGGAACTGGACCGCACCGCCGCCGCCCGTTTCGGCATCACCGCCGCCGACGTGGACACGGCGCTGTACAACGCCTTCGGCCAACGGCTGATCTCCACCATCTTCACCCAGGCCAACCAGTACCGGGTGGTCTTGCAGGTGCCGGGCACCTTCCAGCAGTCCCCGGCGGACTTCGGCAACATCTACCTGACGCCCGCGACGACCTCGACCGCTAGCACCAGCACCAGCGCCAGTACAACGAACAGCGGCTCGACGACCAGCAGCACCAGCAACGCCGCCAAGGGCCTGGTACGCCTCACCGATATCGCCCGCATCGAGCAGCTACCCGGCGCCCTGTCCCTGACGCGCCTGGGGCAGTTCCCGGCGGTGACACTGTCCTTCAACCTGGCCGACGGCTATTCCCTGGAACAGGCGCAGCAGGCCATCGCCCATGCCATGCAAGAGGCCCAGGCGCCGAGCAGCGTCACCCTGAGATACCAGGGCGCGGCCCAGGCCTTCCAGCAGGCGGCCGGTAATACCCTGTGGCTGATCCTGGCCGCAGTGGTGGTGATGTACATCGTGCTCGGGGTGCTCTACGAGAGCTTCATCCACCCGGTGACCATCCTCTCCACCCTGCCCTCGGCGGCCATCGGCGCCCTGCTGCTGCTCTTGCTGACCGGCACCGAATTCACCCTGATCGCCCTGATCGGGGTGATCCTGCTGATCGGTATCGTCAAGAAGAACGCCATCATGATGGTGGACTTCGCCCTGGAGGGTCGCCAGCAGCTGCACCTGGCACCGCGGGAGGCCATCCACCGCGCCTGCCTGCTACGCCTGAGACCCATCCTGATGACTACCATGGCCGCCCTGCTCGGCGCCCTGCCGCTGATGTTCGCCGGCGGTTCCGGCGCCGAGCTGCGCCGGCCGCTGGGGCTGGCGATCGTCGGCGGACTGCTGGTCAGCCAGGTGCTGACGCTCTACACCACCCCGGTGATCTACCTGGCCTTCGATAGCCTAGGCGAGCGGCTCGGCCGGCGGCTGCAGCGGAGCGCCGCGCGATGA
- a CDS encoding MdtA/MuxA family multidrug efflux RND transporter periplasmic adaptor subunit, with translation MSRKSRILVVVVLAGAALALGLLLHERSTDAGRAAHGGHGGRGWGGAAGQGQPITVAVGQAGHADVPVILTALGTVVANASVTVTTRVAGQLEQVFFTEGQRVKKGQLLAQIDPRPYQATLDQYRGDLAQNQAQLKSAQLTLERYRRLFAKDSLAKQELDTQVATVGQYQGAVQADQAQIAAAQLNLQYARITAPLDGYVGLRLVDPGNYLAAGDTTGIVSITQTDPIAVTFSLPQANLASLLPRVRQGQALPVTALGQLDNTILAEGTLKYLSNEIDTSTGSIKLKAVFANPDEKLYPNQFVNVRLQTGTLKDAVVVPAAAVQLGSDGSFVYVVGADDKVERRGITTGPALGDRVAVTQGLKGDERVVTRGIDHLRDGAQVRVAATPAADASR, from the coding sequence ATGAGCAGGAAATCCCGCATTCTCGTCGTTGTTGTCTTGGCCGGTGCCGCCCTGGCGCTGGGGCTGCTGCTGCATGAGCGTTCGACCGACGCCGGTAGGGCCGCGCATGGTGGCCATGGCGGTCGGGGTTGGGGTGGCGCGGCGGGACAGGGGCAGCCGATCACCGTGGCGGTGGGCCAGGCCGGGCATGCCGACGTGCCGGTCATCCTCACCGCCCTGGGGACCGTGGTGGCCAACGCCAGCGTGACGGTGACCACCCGGGTGGCCGGCCAGCTGGAGCAGGTGTTCTTCACCGAAGGCCAGCGGGTGAAGAAGGGCCAGCTGTTGGCGCAGATCGATCCGCGCCCCTACCAGGCCACACTCGATCAGTACCGCGGCGACCTGGCGCAGAACCAGGCGCAGCTCAAGAGCGCCCAGTTGACCCTGGAACGCTACCGTAGGCTGTTCGCCAAGGACTCCCTGGCCAAGCAGGAGCTGGATACCCAGGTAGCCACCGTGGGCCAGTACCAGGGCGCGGTGCAGGCCGACCAGGCGCAGATCGCCGCCGCCCAGCTGAATCTGCAATACGCCCGCATCACGGCGCCGCTGGACGGCTATGTCGGCTTGCGCCTGGTGGACCCGGGCAACTACCTGGCTGCCGGCGACACCACCGGCATCGTCAGCATCACCCAGACCGATCCCATCGCGGTGACCTTCAGCCTGCCCCAGGCGAATCTGGCCAGTCTGCTGCCCCGGGTGCGCCAGGGCCAGGCGCTGCCGGTCACCGCGCTCGGCCAACTGGACAACACCATCCTGGCCGAGGGCACGCTGAAGTACCTCAGCAACGAGATCGACACCAGCACCGGCAGCATCAAGCTCAAGGCGGTGTTCGCCAATCCGGACGAGAAGCTCTATCCCAATCAGTTCGTCAACGTGCGCCTGCAGACCGGCACCCTCAAGGACGCCGTGGTGGTGCCCGCCGCCGCCGTGCAACTGGGCAGCGACGGCAGCTTCGTCTATGTGGTCGGGGCCGATGACAAGGTGGAGCGACGCGGCATAACCACCGGCCCGGCGCTGGGCGACCGGGTGGCCGTCACCCAGGGACTCAAGGGAGATGAGCGGGTGGTCACCCGCGGTATCGACCATCTGCGCGACGGCGCCCAGGTCCGGGTGGCAGCCACGCCGGCGGCGGATGCCAGCCGATGA
- the yghU gene encoding glutathione-dependent disulfide-bond oxidoreductase, producing MSDSYTPPRVWTPVTSGGNFASINRPIAGATHDKDLPVGEHPFQLYSLGTPNGMKVTILLEELLALGHKDAEYDAWLIRIGEGEQFSSGFVEINPNSKIPALVDRRGAEPLRVFESGAILLYLADSFGAFIPKDHAGRTETLNWLFWQMGSAPFVGGGFGHFYAYAPEKLEYPINRYAMETKRQLDVLDRLLAERTYVAGEEYGIADIAIWSWYGNLVLGQLYNAAEFLSVQDYAHVQRWAKAIAARPAVQRGRRVNRTWGEPGEQLAERPSAADLD from the coding sequence ATGAGCGATTCCTACACTCCCCCCCGCGTCTGGACCCCCGTCACGTCGGGTGGCAACTTCGCCAGCATCAATCGGCCCATCGCCGGTGCGACCCACGACAAGGACCTGCCGGTGGGCGAACATCCCTTCCAGCTCTATTCCCTAGGCACGCCCAACGGGATGAAGGTGACCATCCTGCTGGAGGAATTGCTGGCGCTGGGGCATAAAGACGCCGAGTACGATGCCTGGCTGATCCGCATCGGCGAAGGCGAGCAATTCTCCAGCGGCTTCGTCGAGATCAACCCGAACTCCAAGATCCCCGCCCTGGTGGATCGCCGCGGTGCCGAGCCGCTGCGGGTGTTCGAGTCCGGCGCCATCCTGCTCTATCTCGCCGACAGCTTCGGCGCCTTCATCCCCAAGGATCACGCCGGCCGCACCGAGACGCTGAATTGGCTGTTCTGGCAGATGGGCTCGGCGCCCTTCGTCGGCGGCGGCTTCGGGCATTTCTATGCCTATGCGCCGGAAAAGCTCGAATACCCCATCAATCGCTACGCCATGGAAACCAAGCGCCAACTCGATGTGCTCGACCGGCTGTTGGCGGAGCGGACCTACGTGGCGGGCGAGGAATACGGCATCGCCGATATCGCCATCTGGAGCTGGTACGGCAACCTGGTGCTGGGGCAGCTCTACAACGCCGCGGAATTCCTTTCCGTGCAGGACTACGCGCACGTCCAGCGCTGGGCCAAGGCCATCGCCGCACGGCCGGCGGTGCAGCGCGGGCGGCGGGTCAATCGCACCTGGGGCGAGCCGGGCGAGCAACTGGCCGAGCGGCCTTCGGCGGCGGATCTGGATTGA
- a CDS encoding AraC family transcriptional regulator, whose protein sequence is MSQSLRKSNPSYELMEDLSGHSVIYREHGFPCPLVRWHFHKEYELHLLVASSGTAFIGDYIGNFYPGSLFLTGPNLPHNWISRIAEGEVVTKRDMLVNFTDETVDNATAVFPELNGLAPLLERARYGIEFQDPELIARAEVLLQQIADSGGATRLGHFLVLMEALATSERYQLLSGAVEPGTASEQAVDRTNRTVNFIFDHYQRDLTQEEVAEHLGMTTTYFSRFFRQATGRTFVEFVNSLRISKACEMLSHSRMPVTDICFEAGFNNISNFNRRFHQLKGMTPRQYRSLTAQRLTEQNA, encoded by the coding sequence ATGAGTCAGTCCTTGCGCAAGAGCAATCCCTCCTACGAGTTGATGGAGGACCTGAGCGGGCATTCGGTGATCTACCGGGAGCATGGCTTTCCCTGCCCGCTGGTGCGCTGGCACTTCCACAAGGAGTACGAGTTGCACCTGCTGGTAGCCAGCTCGGGTACCGCCTTCATTGGCGACTACATCGGCAACTTCTACCCCGGCAGTCTGTTCCTCACCGGCCCGAACCTGCCGCACAACTGGATCAGCCGCATCGCCGAGGGTGAGGTGGTGACCAAGCGTGACATGCTGGTCAATTTCACCGACGAAACGGTGGACAACGCCACCGCCGTCTTCCCCGAACTCAATGGCCTGGCGCCCTTGCTGGAGCGGGCGCGCTACGGGATCGAATTCCAGGACCCCGAGCTGATCGCCCGGGCCGAGGTGCTGCTGCAGCAGATCGCCGACAGCGGGGGTGCCACCCGTCTTGGCCATTTCCTGGTGCTCATGGAGGCCCTGGCCACCTCGGAGCGCTACCAGTTGCTCTCCGGCGCCGTGGAGCCGGGTACCGCCAGTGAGCAGGCGGTGGATCGCACCAACCGCACGGTGAATTTCATCTTCGATCACTACCAGCGCGATCTCACCCAGGAGGAAGTGGCCGAGCACCTGGGGATGACCACTACCTACTTCTCGCGCTTCTTCCGCCAGGCAACCGGCCGGACCTTCGTCGAATTCGTCAACAGCCTGCGCATCAGCAAGGCCTGCGAGATGCTGTCCCACAGTCGCATGCCGGTGACCGACATCTGCTTCGAGGCCGGCTTCAACAATATCTCCAACTTCAATCGGCGCTTCCATCAGCTCAAGGGCATGACGCCACGCCAGTATCGGAGCCTGACTGCGCAGCGGCTGACCGAACAGAACGCTTGA
- a CDS encoding GNAT family N-acetyltransferase/peptidase C39 family protein: MSFTLRPAGLDDLAALVDLEARCFSYDRLSRRNFHWMLTRANAVLILAEGEELVAGYALVLFHQNTSLARLYSIAVDPAARGHRLGQRLLDAAEAEAVERDCAYLRLEVRPDNAAAIALYERNGYLPFATVEDYYEDHSQALRFEKRIRQPREGQARPVPFYRQTTDFTCGPASLLMAMAALQPGRPLERREELRLWREATTIFMTAGHGGCGPHGLALAAHRRGFQVTLQVNTRGPLFLDGVRSEEKKEVMRLVHEDFSAEVKQSPIERLYRTRLDVAAWVAEGAFPLVLISSFRLTKAKGPHWVLVTDCDEDFVYLHDPDVDHSQHRRELDCQHIPVSHAEFDKMSRFGRGKLRAAVILRAG; this comes from the coding sequence ATGAGTTTCACGCTCAGGCCCGCCGGGCTGGACGATCTGGCGGCGCTGGTCGATCTGGAAGCCCGCTGCTTCAGCTATGACCGTCTTTCCCGGCGCAATTTCCACTGGATGCTCACCCGGGCGAACGCCGTCCTGATCCTGGCGGAAGGCGAGGAGCTCGTAGCGGGCTATGCCCTGGTGCTGTTCCACCAGAACACCTCCCTCGCCCGCCTCTACTCCATCGCCGTGGACCCCGCCGCGCGCGGCCATCGCCTTGGCCAGCGCCTACTGGACGCCGCCGAAGCCGAGGCCGTGGAGCGCGATTGCGCCTATTTGCGGCTGGAGGTACGACCGGACAATGCCGCCGCCATCGCCCTCTACGAACGCAACGGCTACCTGCCCTTCGCCACGGTGGAGGACTATTACGAGGACCACAGCCAGGCGCTGCGCTTCGAAAAGCGTATCCGCCAGCCACGCGAGGGCCAGGCCCGTCCGGTGCCCTTCTACCGCCAGACCACCGATTTCACCTGCGGCCCGGCCAGCCTGCTGATGGCCATGGCCGCACTCCAGCCCGGTCGACCGCTGGAGCGCCGCGAAGAGCTGCGGCTGTGGCGCGAGGCGACCACCATCTTCATGACCGCCGGCCATGGCGGTTGCGGGCCCCATGGCCTGGCCCTGGCCGCCCACCGGCGCGGCTTCCAGGTGACCCTGCAGGTCAATACCCGCGGTCCGCTGTTTCTCGACGGCGTGCGCAGCGAGGAGAAGAAGGAGGTGATGCGCCTGGTGCACGAAGACTTCAGCGCCGAGGTCAAGCAGTCGCCCATCGAACGCCTCTATCGCACTCGGCTGGACGTGGCGGCCTGGGTCGCCGAAGGGGCCTTCCCGCTGGTGCTGATCAGCTCCTTCCGCCTGACCAAGGCCAAGGGTCCGCACTGGGTACTGGTCACCGACTGCGACGAGGATTTCGTCTACCTGCACGATCCCGATGTGGACCACAGCCAGCATCGTCGCGAGCTGGATTGCCAGCACATCCCGGTGTCCCACGCCGAGTTCGACAAGATGAGTCGCTTCGGCCGCGGCAAGCTGAGGGCGGCGGTGATCCTGCGCGCCGGCTGA
- a CDS encoding RimK family protein produces the protein MSKLYIVVERKEDWSSYYPSEDVITAQEYLEQSNEQDNGKRVQVINLCRSQKYLGHGYYCSLLAEARGHKVIPSVRTISELARKSLYGLALEDLDKLLTKALAGHPYGSADGFTLTLYFGTTGIEPLQDLARQLFEAFPCPLLLVEFRRDRAGWHIGGLKLGSIHKLHETQEDLFANALDRFSRRVWLKPGRREKYRFDLAILHDPKEAFPPSDAKALKNFVRVGKHLGLDVELIEKKDYARLGEFDALFIRETTAIDHHTYRFAKKAESEGLVVMDDPRSILRCTNKVYLADLLRAHKLDMPATEILYKDNPAQLEGLGERLGFPLVLKIPDGSFSRGVIKVEDPDQLRKASAELFERSVLLLAQEFFYTEYDWRIGVLNQEPIFACQYFMSKGHWQIYDHSASATEVSGDFRTLAVQDAPHAVVELAVRTANLIGDGLYGVDLKQAGDKLAVIEVNDNPNIDCGVEDLVLKDDLYALVLEEFIRRLESQRGGQPW, from the coding sequence GTGAGCAAGCTGTATATCGTCGTGGAACGCAAGGAAGACTGGTCGTCCTACTATCCCAGCGAAGATGTCATCACCGCCCAGGAGTACCTGGAGCAATCCAACGAACAGGACAACGGCAAGCGGGTGCAGGTGATCAACCTCTGCCGCAGCCAGAAATACCTCGGCCACGGCTACTACTGCTCGCTCTTGGCCGAAGCCCGTGGGCACAAGGTCATTCCCTCGGTGCGCACCATCAGCGAGCTGGCGCGCAAGTCGCTCTACGGCCTGGCGCTGGAGGATCTCGACAAGCTGCTGACCAAGGCCCTGGCCGGCCATCCCTATGGCAGCGCCGACGGCTTCACCCTCACGCTCTATTTCGGCACCACCGGCATCGAGCCCCTGCAGGATCTGGCGCGCCAACTGTTCGAAGCCTTTCCCTGCCCGCTGCTGCTGGTGGAATTCCGCCGCGACCGTGCCGGCTGGCACATCGGCGGGCTGAAGCTGGGCAGCATCCACAAGCTGCACGAGACCCAGGAAGACCTCTTCGCCAATGCCCTCGACCGCTTCAGCCGGCGCGTCTGGCTCAAGCCCGGGCGGCGCGAGAAGTACCGCTTCGACCTGGCCATCCTGCACGACCCCAAGGAAGCCTTCCCGCCGTCCGATGCCAAGGCGCTGAAGAATTTCGTGCGCGTCGGCAAGCACCTGGGGCTGGACGTCGAACTGATCGAGAAGAAGGACTATGCGCGGCTGGGCGAATTCGACGCCTTGTTCATCCGCGAGACCACCGCCATCGACCACCACACCTATCGCTTCGCCAAGAAGGCCGAAAGCGAGGGCCTGGTGGTGATGGACGATCCGCGCTCCATCCTCAGATGCACCAACAAGGTCTACCTGGCCGACCTGCTGCGCGCCCACAAGCTGGACATGCCGGCCACCGAGATCCTCTACAAGGACAATCCCGCCCAGCTCGAAGGCCTCGGCGAGCGCCTGGGCTTTCCGCTGGTACTGAAGATCCCCGATGGCTCCTTTTCCCGTGGCGTCATCAAGGTCGAAGACCCGGATCAGCTGCGCAAGGCCAGCGCCGAGTTGTTCGAGCGCTCGGTGCTGCTACTGGCCCAGGAATTCTTCTACACCGAATACGACTGGCGCATCGGCGTGTTGAACCAGGAGCCGATCTTCGCCTGCCAGTACTTCATGTCCAAGGGCCACTGGCAGATCTACGACCACAGCGCCAGCGCCACCGAGGTGAGCGGCGATTTCCGCACCCTGGCCGTGCAAGACGCGCCCCATGCGGTGGTGGAACTGGCGGTACGCACCGCAAACCTGATCGGCGACGGCCTCTATGGCGTCGACCTCAAGCAGGCAGGCGACAAGCTGGCGGTGATCGAGGTGAACGACAACCCCAACATCGACTGCGGCGTGGAAGACCTGGTGCTCAAGGACGATCTCTACGCCCTAGTGCTGGAGGAATTCATCCGGCGGTTGGAATCACAGCGCGGCGGACAGCCCTGGTAA
- a CDS encoding SEC-C metal-binding domain-containing protein, translating to MNQHVHGPDCNHDHDHDHGHAHHVHGPHCNHGHAQEPVRNPLKEVGRNDPCPCGSEKKFKKCHGA from the coding sequence ATGAACCAACATGTCCACGGCCCCGACTGCAACCATGATCATGATCACGACCATGGTCATGCGCACCACGTCCACGGCCCGCACTGCAACCATGGCCATGCCCAGGAGCCGGTGCGCAACCCGTTGAAGGAAGTGGGTCGCAACGATCCCTGCCCATGCGGCAGCGAGAAGAAATTCAAGAAGTGCCACGGGGCCTGA
- a CDS encoding LEA type 2 family protein, with product MLRQALILTLLSVLLTGLGGCSFGRHSYEEPQVELTGVELIRARLWSQDFVLNFRIENPNDRALPIRKMAYTVYLNDLLLAQGIANLGSSVPANGHASFAVPVQTNLWRYVKDVGRMLEKRDQPVTYRLRGQLKTGWLFGRSIHFSSQGQFVPGAHLPTGVLR from the coding sequence ATGCTTCGCCAGGCCTTGATCCTTACCCTACTCAGCGTTTTGCTGACCGGTCTCGGCGGCTGTTCCTTTGGCAGGCATAGTTACGAAGAACCTCAGGTCGAGCTGACCGGCGTGGAGTTGATCCGCGCGCGGCTGTGGAGCCAGGACTTCGTGCTTAACTTCCGGATAGAGAATCCCAACGATCGGGCCCTGCCCATCCGCAAAATGGCCTACACGGTCTATTTGAACGATCTGCTGCTGGCCCAGGGGATCGCCAATCTGGGGTCGTCGGTGCCAGCCAATGGCCACGCCAGCTTCGCGGTACCGGTGCAGACCAATCTGTGGCGCTACGTGAAAGACGTGGGCCGCATGCTGGAAAAGCGCGATCAGCCGGTTACCTATCGTCTGCGCGGCCAACTGAAGACCGGTTGGCTGTTCGGGCGCAGTATTCATTTTTCCAGCCAGGGACAATTCGTCCCCGGCGCCCATCTTCCCACTGGAGTCCTTAGATGA
- a CDS encoding YchJ family protein — MDSLAPCPCGSELALGDCCGPLHAGKPAPDAERLMRSRYSAYVLGLIDYLVGTTAPAQQARLDREALTAWSLGSRWQGLQVLEHRPAPDDPTHARVSFVARWEDGRGAHRHEERSGFVQRDGRWFFLDPTVRPLPRRNDACLCGSGAKFKKCCADYL; from the coding sequence ATGGATTCCTTGGCCCCCTGCCCCTGTGGCTCGGAACTCGCCCTCGGCGACTGCTGCGGCCCCTTGCATGCCGGTAAGCCGGCGCCCGATGCCGAGCGCCTGATGCGTTCGCGCTACAGCGCCTATGTGCTGGGGCTGATCGACTATCTGGTAGGCACCACGGCACCGGCGCAGCAGGCACGGCTGGATCGGGAGGCCCTCACCGCCTGGAGCCTGGGCAGTCGCTGGCAGGGCCTGCAGGTACTGGAACACCGCCCTGCGCCTGACGATCCTACCCACGCCCGGGTCAGCTTCGTGGCACGCTGGGAGGATGGGCGCGGTGCCCATCGCCATGAGGAGCGCTCAGGCTTCGTCCAGCGTGATGGTCGCTGGTTCTTTCTCGATCCCACGGTACGCCCCCTGCCGCGCCGCAACGATGCCTGCCTGTGTGGCAGTGGCGCGAAATTCAAGAAGTGCTGTGCCGATTATCTCTAG
- a CDS encoding BRO-N domain-containing protein — protein sequence MTNAMRFEKKNFMGIELDVLVGHPEHDLLFVATQAARAAGLKDAAKSVSQHRKTKSGTGLGLSLAPLVENSSISVPDDEHGRRLRTTTAIMTEPELYQMLVRSHAPQTEPFRKWVTEEVLPTIRKTGSYNAADSTNPIAQSVMDELKAVRGELADVPTRNLSESPGSTFADPTSRRL from the coding sequence ATGACCAACGCAATGCGATTCGAGAAGAAGAACTTCATGGGCATCGAACTGGATGTTCTGGTGGGGCACCCTGAGCATGACCTACTGTTTGTTGCCACCCAGGCAGCAAGGGCAGCGGGACTCAAGGATGCAGCAAAGTCGGTATCCCAGCACCGCAAAACGAAGTCTGGAACAGGGCTCGGGTTGTCTCTGGCGCCACTGGTGGAAAATTCATCCATTAGTGTCCCCGACGACGAGCATGGTCGGCGCCTTCGGACCACAACGGCGATCATGACGGAACCTGAGCTGTACCAGATGCTTGTACGGAGCCACGCACCACAGACCGAGCCCTTCCGTAAGTGGGTCACAGAGGAAGTCCTACCAACCATCCGCAAGACCGGCTCTTACAACGCGGCAGACTCGACGAACCCGATAGCGCAGAGCGTCATGGACGAACTGAAGGCCGTGCGCGGTGAGCTGGCAGACGTTCCTACGCGAAATCTCAGCGAATCGCCGGGGTCAACCTTCGCAGATCCCACGTCACGTCGCCTGTAA